GATCTTGTCCATATCAATCTGCGCGCGGTGATTCGCTCGATCACACCCGACAGTCCGGCCCCGTGGTGAAGCTCCGTGTTGACGCATCCGGGCTCCACCCCGCCTCCCCGAGGAGAAATTCCCAAGTGACGAGGGATACGCCATGACGCAGGAACCGGTGAATCCGGCCGCGCCCGTGAAGCCCGCCTTCGCGGAGGTGGCGCAGGCGGCGGCACGGGCATTCGACCTGGTGCCGGCCGGGGCCGAGGAGCGTCGGCACGGGCAGGACAGCAGCATCGCCCAACGGCTGAAGACCGACCCGGAGACGGTCGAACGCGATCTCATGAAATTGGTGCTGACCATCGTGGAGCTCTTGCGGCAGCTCATGGAGCGCACCGCACTGCACCGCGTCGACCAGGGCGATCTGAGCGAGGAGCAGGAAGAGCGAGTCGGGATGACGCTGATGATTCTCCAGGACCGTATGACGGAACTCTGTGAGCGCTACGGGCTCACGATGGAGGACCTCAATCTCGATCTCGGTCCCCTTGGCTCCCTGTTGCCGCGCGATGACGTCGGCTGACCGGCTCAGCAACGTCGCCCTCGTCGAGCGTCCCCGCTGAATTCCTGATCGGTGGCGCATACCTGACCGCTATCGCCCGACGCCGATGTTTCAACGGTGGTTGAACGGCAACACGCATTACCAGGGCCGCAGAGCACACCAGGTTCCGTCGCTCCCCCGCGGTAATCCGCAGCGCGTTGGCAAGGGCCGCTGCGGAAAGGCCGGACATCGTCCGGACCGCCGCCAAGGGCGCAAGCGCGCAGTCGACGCCCGGCCGGTGCCGGGCGGACCGGGGTCGTCGTACCGGGGGCGTCGGTCCCGCACTCGTCATCAGATCGGCGTCATGGTTTCTTCCATGCGCTCTCCCGTCCTACCTACACGGAGGTGCAGGGTTATGGTTCCGCTGCTTCTGGTTCTGCTTCTCGCGCTGCTTCTCTTCGGCGCCGGATTCGCGCTCAAGGCGCTGTGGATCGTCGCCGTGGTCGTGCTGGCATTCTGGCTGCTCGGCTTCCTCATGCGTTCGACCGGCGCCGGCGGCCGGCGCGGCCGCTGGTACCGCTGGTAGACGCCGGCCCCGATCCACTCGACGTCCCCGGCGGGCCGATCCCCTTCGGCCCGCCGGGGAACGGTATTTTCCGGCG
This Streptomyces decoyicus DNA region includes the following protein-coding sequences:
- a CDS encoding gas vesicle protein K, which codes for MTQEPVNPAAPVKPAFAEVAQAAARAFDLVPAGAEERRHGQDSSIAQRLKTDPETVERDLMKLVLTIVELLRQLMERTALHRVDQGDLSEEQEERVGMTLMILQDRMTELCERYGLTMEDLNLDLGPLGSLLPRDDVG